The Osmia lignaria lignaria isolate PbOS001 chromosome 14, iyOsmLign1, whole genome shotgun sequence genome has a window encoding:
- the LOC117605592 gene encoding protein FAM177B, with product MDAENDKPSDLSHVVLKETSNNVAHDRKSLKQPKRILHFSDGDMEEYSEDDPDSSEENKITHNQIDPHTLNWLPWTWYQTTLVGGKILTGCDYVGEWLANFFGITSPKYEFEINEFHRLQALENEMLHKQDLEMGGWNAQNQHNLINDNNVQ from the exons ATGGATGCAGAAAATGATAAGCCCTCTGATTTATCGCATGTTGTTTTGAAAGAAACTTCTAATAATGTAGCGCAT GATCGTAAGTCATTAAAACAACCGAAACGTATATTACACTTTTCGGACGGTGATATGGAAGAATATTCTGAAGATGACCCGGATTCTTCAGAAGAGAATAAAATAACTCACAATCAGATCGACCCA cACACCCTTAACTGGTTACCTTGGACTTGGTATCAAACAACATTGGTTGGTGGCAAGATATTGACTGGTTGCGATTATGTAGGTGAATGGTTGGCAAATTTTTTTGGTATTACATCCCCAAAAtatgaatttgaaattaatgaattccATAGACTTCAGGCTCTTGAAAATGAAATGTTACATAAACAGGATTTAGAAATGGGTGGATGGAATGCTCAGAATCAACATAATCttataaatgataataatgTGCAATAA
- the LOC117605591 gene encoding uncharacterized protein LOC117605591 translates to MQDICENIRTAIEHGRTDIIRSLLDACENGNSAEGITKEKILNQPLLEEGTFLSYASKANQPDIVRTLLSCGANPAIQNSNGCNAVDVASSDAIRRTYIEELLRATAASEIDRVIQLLDAGLNVNSWDSHGSKNTPLHWAACYGNKDIVTYLIERGADVNAINGCGATPLHDAVDRGDVAVCQELLQAGANPLVRATKGTFAGKTPYDLSRGKQSLHCFLQRFLPNFVSNESEAVHSPTTTFAEGNFCQKSISSNMSQLSIDSGKSLDPVYEVPIRESGKDSPTKSTEKDGIYSLLWPQPKTVVELKNVSTPFIAGKELFISIIQGTESIHKILDVWEISRTHLLELGYDVKIGEVHPSSGKLLNENRIECIVNKKLFNKPEGYQLHISQNTIKVGAGSLAGLHYAVCTFVQILRLSKIHNRSEACEIEPIFIKDEPRFTHRGILLDISPRGRIPTLEYLLHMIDLWSSFKISYLHLYSRLTPNCDWQLCYSKSEMVTLDRYCRDRHLDLVPTLDVDSNVGQHHLSQMWPIFQELLAVFPSLSYVHVGPRLANLLVQADNFDLNLSVNETIETDMSEVFKSYSCLQELWHILNLCPSTTLLLCSNGLHSKVEFHNIPNNIILVEYGFQADYDFSEWTEAFKIAGGNILPSSGTASYNSLAGCPPSTYANTKNAIKTSLEQDSVGIVVAHWSGSHHLTPHPFAWIGYLIAAGLAWNPISEIDMGVDDNYDMPEAFGSRQKCITKLLDIHVFQDSEYKIGNAILELGRLDTLVLTLSKNQTAKDLQQIPDNRGSTLYRLLTDPDNVNLEYLSADLFAKVTKQVKRISHSLYEANLSSKFGSMEIQELQLTADIMLTACKIGRTLIGVGVNPNSNMGLAVINLGICNLPPTFRTDVANKMLAHIEQYKGSWLQRHLPQGLQSSLLVLTSALHRFVPET, encoded by the exons ATGCAAGACATTTGCGAAAATATTCGTACAGCTATTGAACATGGACGTACAGATATAATTAGATCCCTTTTAGATGCCT GTGAAAATGGTAATTCAGCTGAAGGTATAACGAAAGAAAAGATTCTAAATCAACCACTTTTAGAAGAAGGTACCTTTCTTTCATATGCTTCAAAg GCAAATCAACCAGATATTGTAAGGACATTGTTAAGCTGTGGTGCTAATCCAGCTATTCAGAATAGTAATGGATGTAATGCTGTAGATGTTGCATCAAGTGATGCAATACGCCGCACTTATATTGAAGAATTATTAAGGGCAACTGCTGCATCTGA gaTAGACAGGGTGATACAACTATTAGATGCAGGACTAAATGTAAATTCATGGGATTCCCATGGTAGTAAAAATACACCATTACATTGGGCAGCCTGTTATGGGAACAAAGATATTGTCACATATTTAAttg AAAGAGGTGCAGATGTAAATGCTATAAATGGCTGTGGTGCTACACCATTACACGATGCAGTAGATCGTGGTGATGTTGCTGTTTGTCAGGAATTGCTACAAGCAGGTGCAAATCCTCTTGTACGAGCAACTAAAGG AACTTTTGCAGGGAAAACTCCATATGATCTTTCTAGAGGAAAGCAATCTTTGCACTGTTTCCTTCAAAGATTTTTACCAAACTTCGTATCGAATGAGAGTGAAGCGGTACATAGTCCGACTACAACATTTGCAGAAGGAAATTTTTGCCAAAAAAGTATTTCAAGTAACATGAGTCAACTTTCTATAGATTCTGGTAAATCATTAGATCCGGTGTATGAGGTACCTATACGAGAATCGGGCAAAGATAGTCCAACTAAAAGTACAGAAAAAGATGGAATTTATAGTTTACTGTGGCCGCAGCCGAAAACGGTTGTTGAATTGAAAAACGTCTCTACACCCTTTATTGCCGGGAAAGAACTATTTATATCTATAATACAG GGTACCGAATCCATTCATAAAATACTAGACGTTTGGGAAATTAGCAGAACTCATTTACTAGAGTTGGGTTACGATGTAAAAATCGGTGAAGTGCATCCCAGTTCGGGAAAATTACTTAATGAGAACAGAATTGAATGcatagtaaataaaaaattattcaataaaccTGAAGGATATCAGTTACATATTTCACAAAATACTATTAAAGTTGGAGCCGGAAGTTTAGCTGGATTACATTATGCAGTTTGTACTTTTGTACAAATTTTGCGATTAAGCAAAATTCATAATCGATCGGAAGCATGTGAAATCGAaccaatttttataaaagatgaGCCGAGATTTACTCACCGTGGAATATTGTTAGATATTTCACCCAGAGGGcgtatacctacattagaataTTTGCTACATATGATTGATTTATGGTCGTCTTTTAAAATATCGTATTTACATCTGTACTCAAGACTTACTCCAAATTGCGATTGGCAACTTTGTTATTCAAAGTCAGAAATGGTTACTCTTGATCGTTATTGCAG aGATCGACATTTAGACTTGGTTCCAACTTTAGATGTTGATTCTAATGTAGGACAACATCATTTATCACAAATGTGGCCTATATTTCAAGAACTATTGGCAGTATTCCCAAGTTTAAGTTACGTTCACGTTGGACCCAGATTAGCCAATTTACTTGTTCAGGCGGAtaattttgatttgaatttgTCCGTAAATGAAACCATAGAAACAGATATGTCGGAAGTGTTTAAATCATACTCCTGCCTTCAAGAATTATGGCATATCTTAAATTTGTGTCCGAGTACAACCTTATTGTTATGTTCCAATGGCTTACATTCCAAAGTAGAATTTCATAATATACCCAATAACATTATTCTTGTTGAATATGGATTTCAG GCAGATTATGATTTTTCCGAGTGGACGGAAGCATTTAAAATAGCAGGTGGTAATATCTTACCGAGTTCCGGAACAGCGAGTTATAACAGTTTAGCCGGATGTCCGCCATCAACTTATGCAAATACAAAAAATGCTATAAAAACTTCCCTCGAACAGGATTCAGTAGGTATAGTTGTAGCACATTGGTCTGGAAGTCATCATCTTACTCCTCATCCTTTTGCTTGGATTGGATATTTAATTGCAGCTGGATTGGCATGGAATCCAATTAGTGAAATAGATATGGGGGTAGATGATAATTACGATATGCCAGAGGCATTTGGATCAAG GCAAAAATGTATTACAAAATTACTTGATATTCATGTTTTCCAAGATTCAGAATATAAAATCGGTAACGCCATACTAGAGTTGGGTCGTTTAGATACTTTAGTACTTACCTTGAGTAAGAATCAAACAGCAAAAGATTTACAACAAATTCCTGATAATCGCGGATCAACGTTGTATAGATTACTAACAGATCCGGATAATGTGAATTTAGAATATCTTTCAGCCGATTTGTTTGCG AAAGTGACGAAACAAGTCAAACGTATTTCGCATTCGTTATACGAAGCTAATTTATCATCGAAATTTGGATCAATGGAAATACAAGAACTTCAATTGACTGCTGATATAATGTTGACGGCTTGTAAAATCGGCAGAACATTGATCGGTGTCGGTGTTAATCCTAATAGTAATATGGGTCTTGCAGTAATCAATTTAGGAATATGTAATCTACCACCTACATTTAGAACTGACGTAGCAAATAAGATGTTAGCACACATAGAACAGTATAAAGGTTCATGGTTACAAAGGCATTTACCTCAGGGCCTTCAAAGCTCTTTACTAGTCCTTACTAGTGCTTTACACAGGTTTGTGCCAGAAACATAA
- the LOC117605662 gene encoding leukocyte surface antigen CD53, translating to MARTLVCLRYFLIGGAIVVGVCGLIESICASYFIYQLYEYSPLTPSNVCGAPITLLVMGLITCTIGWCAWQFLDFTNTGQVIIFSISLIIITIANTSAGIWTLVRHEQVDLLPTADLEQVFKHAISDDKSLWDHMHSKLHCCGINGPADYHGQDAIPWSCCDTTSGANPSDNKGVCATLYAIGCQHVVMKRTRSILLHVFLLALCTILLQVCFITCMSCYVKACRERRERRKEIISASQSFARASKDLGTNDNLLGQQMKYSKAATDI from the exons ATGGCAAGAACGCTTGTTTGTTTGCGATACTTTCTCATCGGTGGTGCTATTGTCGTGGGT GTATGCGGTCTCATAGAGAGTATTTGTGCGAGTTATTTCATATATCAACTGTATGAATATTCACCCCTTACTCCCAGTAATGTCTGCGGGGCACCGATAACGTTGCTAGTGATGGGGCTGATAACGTGTACGATAGGCTGGTGTGCCTGGCAATTTTTAGATTTCACCAACACCGGTCAAGTCATAATT TTTTCCATATCGCTGATCATTATAACGATCGCAAATACAAGTGCTGGGATTTGGACTCTTGTTAGACACGAACAGGTAGATCTGTTACCAACTGCGGATCTAGAACAGGTGTTCAAACATGCCATTTCGGATGATAAATCTCTTTGGGATCATATGCATTCCAAG TTGCATTGTTGTGGAATAAACGGTCCAGCTGATTATCACGGCCAGGATGCAATTCCATGGTCTTGTTGCGATACGACGTCAGGTGCAAATCCCAGTGATAATAAAGGCGTGTGTGCTACACTGTACGCAATAGGTTGCCAACATGTAGTAATGAAGCGTACCAGATCGATTCTTCTTCATGTTTTCTTGCTCGCATTATGTACAATTTTATTACAG GTTTGTTTCATTACATGCATGAGTTGTTACGTGAAGGCTTGCCgtgaaaggagagaaagaagaaaggaaataataagTGCGTCGCAATCATTTGCACGTGCATCGAAAGACTTAGGAACTAATGATAATCTTCTTGGACAACAGATGAAATATTCCAAAGCAGCGACTGATATTTGA